The Phragmites australis chromosome 15, lpPhrAust1.1, whole genome shotgun sequence genome window below encodes:
- the LOC133892360 gene encoding WRKY transcription factor SUSIBA2-like isoform X2: MADSPNPSSGDLPAGVGGSPEKPAPADRRVAALAGAGARYKAMSPARLPISREPCLTIPAGFSPSALLESPVLLTNFKVEPSPTTGTLSMAAIINKSTHPDVLPSPRDKPVGSSHDDGSSWDFKFKPHLNASTQSVVPAINDPKHHDTSMQTHSLNHASSFSNLMTESRSLCSQESTHTVNVSSAPNQPVAMIGPSDSIPAEVGTSVRQMNSSENAVQETQSENVAEKSTEDGYNWRKYGQKHVKGSENPRSYYKCTHPNCEVKKLLERSLDGQISEVVYKGHHNHPKPQPNRRLAAGAVPSSQGEERYDGMATAEDKPSNVSNLCNQVHSAGIIDPMPGPASDDDIDAGGGRPYPGDDANEDDDLDSKRRKMESAGIDAALMGKPNREPRVVVQTVSEVDILDDGYRWRKYGQKVVKGNPNPRSYYKCTHTGCPVRKHVERASHDPKSVITTYEGKHNHEVPASRNASHEMSTAPMKTAVHPINSNMSGLSSMMRACEARTFANQYSQAAESDTISLDLGVGISPNHSDPANQMQPSVPDPMQYQMQSMAPVYGNKGHPGMPVPSVPGNTASSIYGSREEKGSEGFTFKATPLDRSASLCYSSAGNLVLGP, translated from the exons ATGGCCGATTCGCCAAACCCTAGCTCCGGGGACCTCCCCGCCGGCGTTGGGGGCTCGCCGGAGAAGCCGGCCCCGGCGGATCGGCGCGTGGCGGcgctcgccggcgccggcgcgaggTACAAGGCGATGTCCCCCGCGCGGCTGCCGATCTCGCGCGAGCCCTGCCTCACCATCCCGGCGGGATTCAGCCCCTCCGCCCTCCTTGAGTCCCCCGTCCTCCTCACCAACTTCAAG gtTGAACCCTCTCCCACAACTGGTACTCTGAGCATGGCTGCAATAATCAACAAAAGCACTCATCCGGATGTACTGCCTTCGCCTAGGGATAAACCAGTTGGTAGCAGCCATGACGATGGGAGTTCTTGGGATTTCAAATTCAAGCCTCATCTCAATGCATCTACCCAATCAGTG GTTCCTGCTATCAATGATCCAAAACATCATGACACTTCTATGCAAACTCATAGCCTGAatcatgcttcatcatttagcAATTTGATGACAGAAAGTAGATCTCTCTGTTCACAGGAGTCAACTCACACAGTGAATGTTTCAAGTGCTCCAAACCAACCTGTTGCAATGATTGGTCCATCTGACAGCATTCCTGCTGAAGTTGGAACATCAGTCCGCCAGATGAATAGCTCTGAAAATGCTGTGCAGGAGACACAATCTGAAAATGTAGCTGAAAAATCAACCGAGGATGGCTATAACTGGCGCAAATATGGACAGAAGCATGTCAAGGGAAGTGAAAACCCTAGAAGTTATTACAAGTGCACACATCCTAATTGTGAAGTAAAAAAGCTATTGGAGCGTTCGCTTGATGGTCAGATTAGTGAAGTTGTTTATAAGGGGCATCATAATCATCCTAAGCCCCAGCCTAATAGGAGGTTAGCTGCTGGTGCGGTTCCCTCAAGCCAGGGTGAAGAAAGATATGATGGTATGGCAACTGCTGAAG ACAAGCCCTCAAATGTTTCCAACCTCTGTAATCAAGTACATTCAGCTGGCATTATAGATCCTATGCCAGGTCCAGCTAGTGATGATGACATCGATGCTGGAGGTGGAAGACCCTACCCTGGGGATGATGctaatgaggatgatgatttggATTCAAAACGCAG GAAAATGGAATCTGCTGGTATTGATGCTGCTTTGATGGGTAAACCAAATCGTGAGCCCCGTGTTGTTGTACAAACTGTTAGTGAGGTTGACATCTTAGATGATGGGTATCGCTGGCGCAAGTATGGGCAGAAAGTAGTGAAAGGAAACCCCAATCCACG GAGTTACTACAAGTGCACACACACAGGATGCCCTGTCAGGAAGCATGTTGAGAGAGCATCACATGACCCAAAGTCAGTGATAACAACATATGAAGGAAAACATAACCATGAAGTCCCTGCTTCCAGGAATGCAAGCCATGAGATGTCCACAGCTCCCATGAAGACTGCTGTGCATCCTATTAACAGCAATATGTCGGGCCTTAGTAGCATGATGAGAGCATGTGAAGCCAGGACCTTTGCCAATCAATATTCTCAAGCAGCCGAAAGCGACACCATCAGTCTTGACCTTGGTGTTGGTATCAGCCCAAACCACAGCGATCCAGCAAACCAAATGCAGCCTTCAGTTCCAGATCCGATGCAGTATCAAATGCAATCCATGGCTCCTGTGTACGGTAACAAGGGACATCCAGGAATGCCAGTGCCATCAGTACCTGGAAATACAGCTAGCAGTATATATGGTTccagagaagaaaaaggaagtgAAGGATTTACTTTCAAAGCCACACCGCTGGACCGTTCAGCTAGCTTATGCTATAGTAGTGCCGGTAATTTAGTGCTGGGTCCATGA
- the LOC133892360 gene encoding WRKY transcription factor SUSIBA2-like isoform X1: MADSPNPSSGDLPAGVGGSPEKPAPADRRVAALAGAGARYKAMSPARLPISREPCLTIPAGFSPSALLESPVLLTNFKVEPSPTTGTLSMAAIINKSTHPDVLPSPRDKPVGSSHDDGSSWDFKFKPHLNASTQSVVPAINDPKHHDTSMQTHSLNHASSFSNLMTESRSLCSQESTHTVNVSSAPNQPVAMIGPSDSIPAEVGTSVRQMNSSENAVQETQSENVAEKSTEDGYNWRKYGQKHVKGSENPRSYYKCTHPNCEVKKLLERSLDGQISEVVYKGHHNHPKPQPNRRLAAGAVPSSQGEERYDGMATAEDGSLRIFCQYADKPSNVSNLCNQVHSAGIIDPMPGPASDDDIDAGGGRPYPGDDANEDDDLDSKRRKMESAGIDAALMGKPNREPRVVVQTVSEVDILDDGYRWRKYGQKVVKGNPNPRSYYKCTHTGCPVRKHVERASHDPKSVITTYEGKHNHEVPASRNASHEMSTAPMKTAVHPINSNMSGLSSMMRACEARTFANQYSQAAESDTISLDLGVGISPNHSDPANQMQPSVPDPMQYQMQSMAPVYGNKGHPGMPVPSVPGNTASSIYGSREEKGSEGFTFKATPLDRSASLCYSSAGNLVLGP, from the exons ATGGCCGATTCGCCAAACCCTAGCTCCGGGGACCTCCCCGCCGGCGTTGGGGGCTCGCCGGAGAAGCCGGCCCCGGCGGATCGGCGCGTGGCGGcgctcgccggcgccggcgcgaggTACAAGGCGATGTCCCCCGCGCGGCTGCCGATCTCGCGCGAGCCCTGCCTCACCATCCCGGCGGGATTCAGCCCCTCCGCCCTCCTTGAGTCCCCCGTCCTCCTCACCAACTTCAAG gtTGAACCCTCTCCCACAACTGGTACTCTGAGCATGGCTGCAATAATCAACAAAAGCACTCATCCGGATGTACTGCCTTCGCCTAGGGATAAACCAGTTGGTAGCAGCCATGACGATGGGAGTTCTTGGGATTTCAAATTCAAGCCTCATCTCAATGCATCTACCCAATCAGTG GTTCCTGCTATCAATGATCCAAAACATCATGACACTTCTATGCAAACTCATAGCCTGAatcatgcttcatcatttagcAATTTGATGACAGAAAGTAGATCTCTCTGTTCACAGGAGTCAACTCACACAGTGAATGTTTCAAGTGCTCCAAACCAACCTGTTGCAATGATTGGTCCATCTGACAGCATTCCTGCTGAAGTTGGAACATCAGTCCGCCAGATGAATAGCTCTGAAAATGCTGTGCAGGAGACACAATCTGAAAATGTAGCTGAAAAATCAACCGAGGATGGCTATAACTGGCGCAAATATGGACAGAAGCATGTCAAGGGAAGTGAAAACCCTAGAAGTTATTACAAGTGCACACATCCTAATTGTGAAGTAAAAAAGCTATTGGAGCGTTCGCTTGATGGTCAGATTAGTGAAGTTGTTTATAAGGGGCATCATAATCATCCTAAGCCCCAGCCTAATAGGAGGTTAGCTGCTGGTGCGGTTCCCTCAAGCCAGGGTGAAGAAAGATATGATGGTATGGCAACTGCTGAAG ATGGGTCTCTGAGAATTTTCTGCCAATATGCAGACAAGCCCTCAAATGTTTCCAACCTCTGTAATCAAGTACATTCAGCTGGCATTATAGATCCTATGCCAGGTCCAGCTAGTGATGATGACATCGATGCTGGAGGTGGAAGACCCTACCCTGGGGATGATGctaatgaggatgatgatttggATTCAAAACGCAG GAAAATGGAATCTGCTGGTATTGATGCTGCTTTGATGGGTAAACCAAATCGTGAGCCCCGTGTTGTTGTACAAACTGTTAGTGAGGTTGACATCTTAGATGATGGGTATCGCTGGCGCAAGTATGGGCAGAAAGTAGTGAAAGGAAACCCCAATCCACG GAGTTACTACAAGTGCACACACACAGGATGCCCTGTCAGGAAGCATGTTGAGAGAGCATCACATGACCCAAAGTCAGTGATAACAACATATGAAGGAAAACATAACCATGAAGTCCCTGCTTCCAGGAATGCAAGCCATGAGATGTCCACAGCTCCCATGAAGACTGCTGTGCATCCTATTAACAGCAATATGTCGGGCCTTAGTAGCATGATGAGAGCATGTGAAGCCAGGACCTTTGCCAATCAATATTCTCAAGCAGCCGAAAGCGACACCATCAGTCTTGACCTTGGTGTTGGTATCAGCCCAAACCACAGCGATCCAGCAAACCAAATGCAGCCTTCAGTTCCAGATCCGATGCAGTATCAAATGCAATCCATGGCTCCTGTGTACGGTAACAAGGGACATCCAGGAATGCCAGTGCCATCAGTACCTGGAAATACAGCTAGCAGTATATATGGTTccagagaagaaaaaggaagtgAAGGATTTACTTTCAAAGCCACACCGCTGGACCGTTCAGCTAGCTTATGCTATAGTAGTGCCGGTAATTTAGTGCTGGGTCCATGA
- the LOC133892361 gene encoding chitin-inducible gibberellin-responsive protein 2-like yields the protein MADTPTSRRVHSFGNVPRQTPKQFLYSGNTQHLCHPYQSASDTHVVAQHHCTMKFHSPDAGSEDHKRYTLDSSAASGCMRHDSPTSQSLPTGSDSPLSHDSHSGSTNGNGSPVSASCVTEDPNDLKQKLKDLEAAMLGTDSEIVNSLEMSVANQLSLEPEVWMQMMSMPRGNLKELLITCARAVEENNSFAINLMIPELRKMVSVSGEPLERLGAYMVEGLVARLASSGNSIYKALKCKEPKSSELLSYMHFLYEACPYFKFGYMSANGAIAEAVKGEDRIHIIDFHISQGAQWISLLQALAARPSGPPFVRITGIDDSVSAYARGGGLELVGRRLSHIAGLCKVPFEFNAVAISGSEVEEGHMGIVPGEAVAVNFTLELHHIPDETVSTENHRDRILRLVKGLSPKVLTLVEQESNTNTAPFAQRFAETLDYYTAVFESIDLTLPRDDRERINMEQHCLAREIVNLVACEGEERVERHEVFGKWKARLTMAGFRPSPLSALVNATIKTLLQSYSLNYKLAERDGVLYLGWKNRPLVVSSAWH from the coding sequence ATGGCTGATACTCCAACTTCCCGCAGGGTGCACTCCTTTGGCAATGTACCAAGGCAGACTCCGAAACAATTCCTCTATTCTGGCAATACACAGCACCTTTGTCATCCTTATCAGTCGGCTTCGGACACCCACGTTGTAGCACAGCATCATTGTACCATGAAGTTTCATTCGCCAgatgctggttctgaagaccaTAAGCGGTACACACTGGACTCCTCTGCAGCTTCTGGTTGTATGAGACATGATTCTCCCACCAGTCAGAGTCTCCCAACTGGGAGTGACAGCCCTCTATCTCATGACAGCCACTCCGGATCCACCAATGGCAATGGATCACCTGTAAGCGCGTCATGTGTCACTGAGGACCCTAATGATCTCAAGCAAAAACTGAAGGATCTTGAGGCTGCAATGCTTGGGACAGACTCAGAGATAGTCAATAGCCTCGAGATGTCCGTTGCAAACCAACTTTCATTGGAACCAGAGGTGTGGATGCAGATGATGAGCATGCCCAGAGGCAACCTGAAGGAGCTGCTGATTACTTGCGCTAGAGCAGTGGAAGAGAATAACAGTTTCGCGATCAATCTGATGATTCCAGAGTTGAGGAAAATGGTCTCAGTGTCTGGTGAGCCTCTTGAGAGGTTGGGAGCCTACATGgttgaaggtcttgttgctAGGCTCGCTTCCTCCGGCAACTCAATCTACAAAGCTCTGAAGTGCAAAGAGCCAAAGAGTTCTGAACTCCTGTCCTACATGCATTTCCTGTATGAGGCCTGCCCCTACTTCAAGTTTGGCTACATGTCTGCAAATGGTGCAATTGCAGAGGCTGTCAAGGGAGAAGACAGGATCCATATCATTGACTTCCATATCTCTCAAGGCGCTCAGTGGATCTCTCTCCTTCAGGCCCTTGCAGCCAGGCCTAGTGGACCACCGTTCGTCAGGATCACGGGCATTGATGATTCCGTCTCAGCTTACGCCCGAGGCGGCGGCCTGGAGTTAGTTGGCAGGAGGCTGTCACACATTGCTGGCCTGTGCAAGGTGCCCTTTGAGTTCAATGCAGTTGCTATCTCGGGCAGTGAGGTGGAAGAGGGACATATGGGCATCGTCCCAGGTGAAGCCGTCGCTGTGAACTTCACCCTGGAGCTACACCACATCCCAGACGAGACCGTGAGCACGGAGAACCACCGGGACCGGATCCTGAGGCTGGTGAAGGGCCTGTCCCCGAAGGTGCTCACCCTGGTGGAGCAGGAGTCCAACACGAACACCGCCCCGTTCGCGCAGCGGTTCGCGGAGACGCTGGACTATTACACTGCCGTCTTCGAGTCCATCGACCTGACCCTCCCCAGGGACGACAGGGAGAGGATCAACATGGAGCAGCACTGCCTGGCGAGGGAGATCGTGAACCTGGTGGCCTGCGAGGGCGAGGAGAGGGTGGAGCGGCACGAGGTCTTCGGGAAGTGGAAGGCGCGGCTGACGATGGCCGGGTTCAGGCCGTCCCCGCTCAGCGCGCTGGTGAACGCCACCATCAAGACGCTGCTGCAGAGCTACTCGCTCAACTACAAGCTCGCTGAGAGGGACGGGGTGCTCTACCTCGGGTGGAAGAACAGGCCCCTGGTGGTCTCCTCCGCTTGGCACTAG